One window of the Hippocampus zosterae strain Florida chromosome 8, ASM2543408v3, whole genome shotgun sequence genome contains the following:
- the LOC127605780 gene encoding DEP domain-containing protein 1B-like translates to MTDCVILGINMSTHIITPGPYRATKLWNEITHLFRAGMPLKKHRQNLRNYSSCFTALAAVDWLHQMLCSNSNFGPDVTRQQTVQLLKKFLKNHVIEDVKGRWGTEDLEDNNTLYRFPSTSPLKPIPCPAVPSASKGVKKRPSLRDKEGFFRFKSFKKNEQEAEENHQAEEEKDPEQAHVHRRELTEDDERNIWRDTTLTHLQKILAVASLDGVLDPRSVNAHHIIHNMTKVNKHGVVALDDKTDDLPHWVLSAMKSLANWPKYDSGEPSYPGFERDVFKTVSDYFYGLPQPLLTYELYELFVNVLVYCGYLASPAAHQGGKRKKPHRPPAPPPTSFRSTECLLLSLLRQGTCDETDSPMREVLGAKIQSRRAAPRRGPAPAAADDGGRLGGGDVSLGPARSSLRRPRRSSSLETILDDSAPLTRRQIFLSNDSLASRFPSDRSRDSNCRSHATSASTKMLLAPSGIAPRSLAGHSVDSAAALRTKSVGSCLDVVAETGEESFEESKQRGRAASCSNVNASEDRNDSRASAPPPSSCSRFHSDSSSSSAWKARRPHATSESTGRPPASAASSLWTLSAPPLVRRCVSSVDVSKLPRPASLFKASLCAPTAGTQPPETKPEHRLLRPQNERVAIEALQLCTLLLPPASRRKLQLLMRMMARISQNVDMPPLHPAIGTRTLMVHAFSSCVLGSADECDLDELLATRLVSFLMDHQQSILSVPEYLLGAINDHVRCLRAAQVPVEDAANVDGSEPVCAPPPPYTFCRQISAAEFEHQKLSYSQKAMEDLLEMLVSDQNMTEKDRCKRLKQFQKQYPDIYSRRYPAAEKAGKTDNKPKMKAPLLIRRTKAFGIRS, encoded by the exons ATGACCGATTGCGTCATTTTGGGGATAAACATGAGTACACATATCATCACCCCTGGGCCGTACCGAGCTACAAAGCTG TGGAATGAGATAACTCATCTCTTCCGAGCTGGCATGCCCCTGAAGAAGCACCGGCAGAACCTGCGGAATTACAGCTCCTGCTTCACGGCGCTCGCTGCTGTGGACTGGCTGCACCAAATGCTCTGCAGCAACAGCAACTTTGGTCCCGATGTCACCCGACAGCAGACGGTGCAGCTGCTCAAGAAATTTCTGAAGAACCACGTTATAGAAGACGTGAAGGGCCGTTGGGGCACAGAGGATCTCGAGGACAATAACACACTTTATAG GTTTCCGTCCACTTCTCCGCTGAAGCCCATCCCGTGTCCAGCTGTGCCCTCAGCGTCCAAAGGCGTTAAGAAAAGGCCTTCGCTTAGAGACAAAGAGGGTTTTTTCCGATTTAAAAGCTTCAAGAAAAATGAACAGGAGGCTGAG GAAAATCACCAAGCAGAAGAAGAGAAAGATCCGGAACAGGCGCATGTACATAGACGAGAGTTGACTGAAGATGACGAGCGCAATATCTGGAGAGATACTACACTgaccca CCTGCAGAAGATTCTGGCTGTTGCATCTCTTGATGGAGTGTTAGACCCCCGTTCGGTAAACGCTCACCACATCATCCATAACATGACGAAAGTCAACAAGCATGGCGTGGTCGCCCTCGATGACAAGACCG ATGACCTTCCTCATTGGGTTTTGTCAGCGATGAAGAGCCTGGCCAACT GGCCCAAGTACGACAGCGGCGAGCCGTCCTACCCGGGCTTTGAGCGGGACGTTTTCAAAACGGTGTCGGATTACTTCTACGGCCTTCCGCAGCCGTTGCTCACCTACGAATTGTACGAGCTGTTCGTCAACGTGCTGG TGTACTGCGGCTATCTAGCATCGCCCGCTGCGCACCAAGGTGGCAAACGCAAGAAGCCCCATCGTCCCCCCGCACCTCCTCCGACGTCATTTCGCTCCACAGAATGTCTCCTCCTGTCGCTGCTTCGGCAAGGAACTTGCGATGAAACGGACTCTCCCATGAGGGAAGTGCTCGGCGCAAAAATTCAATCCCGCCGAGCGGCGCCGAGACgaggccccgcccccgccgccgccgacgatGGTGGCCGGTTAGGAGGCGGCGACGTGAGCCTCGGTCCGGCCCGCTCGTCCTTGAGGCGCCCGCGCAGAAGCTCCTCATTGGAGACCATCCTGGATGACTCCGCCCCTTTGACCAGGCGACAGATTTTCTTATCCAATGACAGCCTGGCATCCCGCTTCCCTAGCGACAGGAGCCGAGATAGCAACTGTCGTTCGCATGCTACCTCCGCGTCAACAAAGATGCTGCTGGCCCCATCTGGAATCGCTCCACGCAGTCTCGCCGGGCATTCGGTAGATTCTGCGGCGGCTTTGCGGACGAAGAGCGTGGGCAGCTGTCTGGACGTAGTCGCCGAGACCGGTGAAGAATCCTTTGAAGAGAGCAAGCAGCGAGGTCGAGCCGCCAGCTGCTCCAACGTCAACGCCTCAGAGGACCGCAATGACTCCCGCGCttccgccccccctccctcgtcATGCTCCCGGTTTCACTCCGATTCGTCTTCATCCTCTGCATGGAaagcacgccggcctcacgcCACCTCCGAATCTACCGGCCGCCCGCCGGCTTCCGCTGCATCCAGTCTTTGGACCCTGTCGGCACCCCCGCTTGTCCGTCGCTGTGTGAGCTCTGTGGACGTCTCGAAGTTGCCTCGACCCGCTTCGCTGTTCAAAGCGTCTCTCTGCGCGCCTACCGCCGGAACGCAGCCCCCCGAAACCAAACCCGAGCACA GGCTTCTCCGGCCTCAGAACGAGCGCGTGGCCATTGAGGCCCTGCAGTTGTGCACGCTCCTCCTTCCCCCCGCCTCACGCAGGAAGTTGCAGCTCCTCATGAGGATGATGGCCCGCATCAGCCAGAATGTGGATATGCCTCCGCTCCACCCGGCCATTGGCACCCGAACACTg ATGGTCCACGCCTTTTCATCCTGCGTCCTCGGCAGCGCCGACGAGTGCGACTTGGATGAGCTCTTAGCCACCAGATTGGTTTCCTTTTTAATGGATCACCAGCAAAGCATTCTGTCCGTCCCGGAGTATCTGCTCGGCGCTATTAACGATCACGTCCGGTGTTTGCGCGCAGCACAG gtACCAGTCGAAGACGCGGCGAACGTCGACGGCAGCGAGCCAGTgtgcgctccgccgccgccgtacACTTTCTGCCGTCAGATTAGCGCTGCCGAATTTGAGCACCAGAAGCTGTCCTATTCCCAGAAGGCCATGGAGGACTTACTGGAGATGTTGGTGTCGGATCAAAATATGACGGAGAAGGACAGATGCAAAAGGTTgaagcag TTTCAGAAGCAGTACCCCGACATCTACAGTCGACGCTACCCGGCCGCGGAAAAAGCCGGCAAGACCGACAACAAGCCAAAGATGAAAGCGCCGCTGCTCATCAGGAGGACCAAAGCGTTCGGTATCAGGAGCTAA